From Ignisphaera aggregans DSM 17230, the proteins below share one genomic window:
- a CDS encoding conserved hypothetical protein (KEGG: sto:ST2408 hypothetical protein~SPTR: Q96XW0 Putative uncharacterized protein ST2408~PFAM: Uncharacterised protein family (UPF0153)), producing the protein MEKIDEIHRIIKNALRGDLQSIINVFDYFSQFSNNAIVTKALYLLTYQIIMNVSVDTSKECELCGGICCKYGALIPLYSFDIDDLLTIIDKENLYRALICHGDCYLRRPCPFQDGWRCSVHKYKPYACLSYPFATEEEQIEILRSSEEISIVVPKIPSYCLAAKKTWSIIYSIIKNFREQHNRYPSPMELLQYFIT; encoded by the coding sequence ATGGAGAAAATAGATGAGATTCATAGAATAATCAAAAATGCTCTTAGAGGAGATTTACAAAGTATTATTAATGTTTTTGACTACTTTTCTCAATTTAGCAATAATGCAATTGTTACTAAAGCTCTTTACCTATTAACATATCAAATTATCATGAATGTCTCAGTAGATACATCGAAAGAATGCGAACTTTGTGGAGGAATTTGTTGTAAATATGGAGCTTTAATACCGTTGTATTCATTTGATATAGATGATCTATTAACAATAATAGATAAGGAGAATCTATACAGAGCTTTAATATGTCATGGAGATTGTTATCTACGTAGACCCTGTCCATTTCAAGATGGTTGGAGATGTAGTGTTCATAAGTATAAGCCATATGCATGTCTTTCATATCCTTTTGCTACAGAGGAAGAACAAATAGAGATACTAAGAAGCTCAGAAGAAATTTCTATAGTGGTTCCCAAAATCCCATCTTATTGCTTAGCAGCGAAGAAAACTTGGAGTATCATATATAGTATTATTAAAAACTTTAGGGAACAACATAATAGATATCCTAGTCCTATGGAATTACTCCAATACTTTATAACTTAA
- a CDS encoding protein of unknown function DUF120 (COGs: COG1339 Transcriptional regulator of a riboflavin/FAD biosynthetic operon~InterPro IPR002834~KEGG: dka:DKAM_0976 riboflavin kinase~PFAM: protein of unknown function DUF120~SPTR: B8D5C1 Riboflavin kinase~PFAM: Domain of unknown function DUF120): MKEMIVKVIGNVVSGLGEGKKYVDIYSDRIYEVLGIKPYKGTLNIAIRSEYIEQLSNCFEKGKVYVIEPPCNRYGRVFALKSILKDLEVYVIRPEKTRHGANIIEIISDKNLRELLELKDGDIIELYIYC; the protein is encoded by the coding sequence ATGAAAGAAATGATTGTTAAAGTTATAGGTAATGTTGTTAGTGGATTAGGTGAAGGAAAAAAGTATGTGGATATATATAGTGATAGAATCTATGAAGTACTAGGAATAAAACCTTATAAGGGTACTTTAAACATAGCCATTAGGAGTGAATATATAGAACAGTTATCTAATTGTTTTGAGAAAGGGAAGGTATATGTTATAGAACCTCCATGCAATAGATATGGAAGAGTATTTGCATTAAAATCTATTCTTAAAGACTTGGAAGTATATGTAATTAGACCCGAGAAGACAAGGCATGGAGCAAATATTATAGAGATAATTTCTGATAAAAATCTTAGGGAATTACTAGAGTTAAAGGATGGGGATATTATTGAGCTATACATATATTGTTGA
- a CDS encoding rRNA methylase family protein (KEGG: hbu:Hbut_0041 rRNA methylase family protein~SPTR: A2BIV8 Predicted rRNA methylase family protein~PFAM: Ribosomal RNA adenine dimethylase) translates to MELVPWIPTPHAIIEYLVNSINIDRDDTVLDMGCGDGRVILSFARLGANGICIEIDKTLCNIVEISSQLLNVKDKIRVICRDFFTVSLSDLEPAPTIIYLYLYRSILEEIAKKLEKELSIGTIIVTLDFPISSWSPFFVKHIVDENGFDRFLWFYVIGISNPMARRFVFTEDEHINLIQTRLAKRKLYLY, encoded by the coding sequence ATGGAATTAGTGCCCTGGATACCTACACCACATGCTATAATAGAGTACCTGGTAAATAGCATTAATATAGATAGAGATGATACTGTATTAGATATGGGATGTGGAGATGGAAGAGTAATACTAAGCTTTGCTAGGCTTGGTGCAAATGGAATTTGTATAGAGATTGATAAAACTCTATGTAATATTGTTGAAATATCTTCACAACTCCTTAATGTTAAGGATAAGATAAGGGTTATATGTAGAGATTTCTTTACAGTATCACTATCTGATTTAGAGCCTGCTCCTACAATCATCTACCTCTATCTTTATAGATCTATACTTGAGGAAATAGCCAAAAAACTAGAAAAAGAATTATCCATAGGCACAATTATTGTTACACTCGATTTCCCCATAAGTAGTTGGAGTCCCTTCTTTGTAAAACATATTGTAGATGAAAATGGATTTGATAGATTTCTATGGTTCTATGTCATAGGAATCTCTAATCCAATGGCTAGAAGATTTGTATTTACTGAAGATGAGCATATCAATTTAATACAAACTAGATTAGCCAAAAGAAAACTCTATCTATATTAA
- a CDS encoding Cellulase (COGs: COG2730 Endoglucanase~InterPro IPR001547~KEGG: pho:PH1171 endo-1,4-beta-glucanase~PFAM: glycoside hydrolase family 5~PRIAM: Cellulase~SPTR: O58925 458aa long hypothetical endo-1,4-beta-glucanase~PFAM: Cellulase (glycosyl hydrolase family 5)) — MNFFVKNGEIYKLDGATGKPKIIYLFGVNWFGFETRDYVVHGLWARNWVDMLQQIKSLGFNAIRLPFCTYSVQEGTMPNSNAINYNINPDLQGLTSIEIMEKIVAKANELGIYILLDYHRLGCDQIEPLWYSDQVSEQQFIDTWVSVAKRFAKYPNVIGADIRNEPWGATWGTDDPATDWRLAVEKVAPKILEVAPHWLIFVEGTYKTRPDIDERSWYPYYSYYVFWGENLRAVRYYPVRLPYEKIVYSPHTYGPDVFRQPYFDDPIFPENMRSIWMERFGYVKTELGYALVVGEFGGRYGHGGDPRDIIWQIKFVDWLIENRICNFFYWSWNANSGDTGGILKDDWTNIWEDKYQNLKRLMDYCSSIN; from the coding sequence ATGAATTTCTTTGTTAAAAATGGTGAAATATACAAATTAGATGGAGCTACTGGAAAACCCAAGATTATATATTTATTTGGTGTTAATTGGTTTGGTTTTGAGACGAGGGACTATGTTGTTCATGGTTTGTGGGCTAGGAATTGGGTTGATATGTTGCAGCAGATTAAGAGTCTTGGGTTTAATGCTATTAGATTGCCTTTCTGTACATATTCTGTTCAGGAAGGTACAATGCCAAATAGTAATGCGATTAACTATAACATTAATCCAGATCTTCAAGGTCTTACATCTATAGAGATTATGGAGAAGATTGTTGCGAAGGCTAATGAACTTGGTATATATATATTGCTTGATTATCATAGGCTTGGCTGCGATCAGATAGAGCCTCTGTGGTATTCTGATCAAGTGAGTGAACAGCAGTTTATAGATACATGGGTAAGTGTTGCAAAGAGATTTGCAAAATATCCAAATGTTATAGGTGCAGATATTAGAAATGAGCCATGGGGAGCCACATGGGGTACAGATGACCCAGCAACAGATTGGAGACTAGCAGTAGAGAAAGTAGCTCCAAAGATTCTTGAGGTAGCTCCACACTGGCTAATATTTGTAGAGGGGACATATAAAACAAGACCAGATATAGATGAAAGGAGTTGGTATCCATATTATTCATATTATGTATTTTGGGGAGAAAATCTTAGGGCTGTTAGATACTACCCAGTTAGACTGCCATATGAGAAAATAGTGTATTCACCACATACATATGGGCCAGATGTATTTCGTCAACCATATTTTGATGACCCTATATTTCCAGAGAATATGCGTAGCATATGGATGGAGCGATTCGGCTATGTAAAAACTGAATTGGGATACGCATTAGTAGTAGGAGAATTTGGTGGAAGGTATGGCCATGGTGGAGATCCAAGGGATATTATATGGCAAATAAAATTTGTTGATTGGTTGATAGAGAATAGGATATGTAACTTCTTCTACTGGAGCTGGAATGCAAATAGTGGCGATACAGGTGGTATTCTAAAGGATGACTGGACAAATATCTGGGAAGATAAATACCAAAACCTGAAGCGGCTTATGGACTATTGTAGTTCAATTAATTAG
- a CDS encoding hypothetical protein (KEGG: hypothetical protein LOC100212101) — translation MSYRRAVLTFIIVIIVMTLINYSEATIHYNILGQEIAGSTNTTNYNTTVSTITIISTVYTTITTTIGIYHTITHTTILTLDRGVMPEIVIFIVMICTIIALIIGYIIGLKIRKEEHEKPREEVGKKVIAKRR, via the coding sequence TTGTCATATAGGAGAGCAGTATTAACATTCATAATAGTGATAATAGTAATGACCTTGATAAACTATTCAGAGGCTACAATCCATTACAATATCTTGGGGCAGGAGATAGCTGGGTCTACAAATACAACAAATTATAATACAACAGTAAGCACCATAACTATAATTTCAACAGTATACACCACTATTACAACTACTATAGGTATCTATCACACTATAACTCATACCACTATACTCACGTTAGACCGAGGAGTAATGCCAGAGATAGTAATATTCATAGTTATGATATGTACTATCATAGCTCTTATCATAGGATATATAATAGGTTTGAAGATACGTAAGGAGGAACATGAGAAGCCTAGAGAAGAGGTTGGTAAGAAGGTCATAGCTAAGCGGAGATAA
- a CDS encoding THUMP domain protein (InterPro IPR004114~PFAM: THUMP domain protein~PFAM: THUMP domain), translated as MIDVKSSEHIIGIVTGKIGLEGDICQDVMNVLIFIDRGFSCKPLFGRGISIIYSDKKFSDSLTIVRALLQHSIKGFWIIPIDVVCRASYEDIAHCSLELILTKRIDRYPPKILGKCRKRGNYIDSCSSLLRYVGNYIEMIGIAEVDFKRYEYILRIEIIDNIAGISIYRKDLEPLFRIKSI; from the coding sequence ATGATCGATGTCAAGAGTTCTGAGCATATTATTGGTATAGTTACAGGGAAGATAGGTCTAGAAGGTGATATATGTCAAGATGTTATGAATGTTCTGATTTTTATTGATAGAGGTTTTAGTTGCAAACCTTTATTTGGTAGAGGTATCTCTATTATATATTCTGATAAGAAATTTTCAGATTCATTAACAATAGTTAGAGCCCTACTTCAACATAGTATCAAGGGTTTTTGGATAATACCAATAGATGTTGTATGTAGAGCTAGCTATGAAGATATAGCACATTGTTCATTAGAACTTATATTAACTAAGAGAATTGATAGATATCCACCTAAGATTCTTGGCAAATGTAGGAAGAGAGGTAACTATATTGATTCCTGTTCTTCTCTCTTGAGATATGTTGGAAATTATATTGAGATGATAGGTATTGCTGAGGTAGATTTTAAGAGGTATGAATATATTCTTAGAATAGAAATTATTGATAATATTGCTGGAATCTCCATATATAGAAAAGATCTTGAGCCTCTATTTAGAATTAAAAGTATATAA
- a CDS encoding cation diffusion facilitator family transporter (COGs: COG0053 Co/Zn/Cd cation transporter~InterPro IPR002524~KEGG: dka:DKAM_0834 cation efflux system protein~PFAM: cation efflux protein~SPTR: B8D4X9 Cation efflux system protein~TIGRFAM: cation diffusion facilitator family transporter~PFAM: Cation efflux family~TIGRFAM: cation diffusion facilitator family transporter), with the protein MYGIVHSLRKAYKTMVIIVILSVVGTVTELVFAYLSSSMILYTDTVHWIIDTALEIFLLFSLYFAARMYRRFSWGALYLESISMFILVLVIFIVYGYLFIDYIHSFVLTTSNSIKASTSNPYLSLVTIFGGVLTLTSLYIQQRTYKTLKLEILKMDYRHAILDTISSVIATLGLYLTSITNNVIIEFITMIFIMFFIFHSLASYFRDSILSLIGMNVDPELKYKLYKSISSIDYISIKDINIRRIGSFYVVRIIVLIDPNTTIAEAHRLRNRIINLCREQSELIYHVDVIFYPRKKSKRIKRLDKAR; encoded by the coding sequence TTGTATGGTATTGTACACAGTTTGAGAAAGGCATACAAGACTATGGTGATAATAGTTATACTTTCGGTAGTTGGTACTGTAACAGAGCTTGTATTTGCATATCTATCTTCTTCCATGATTCTCTACACAGATACTGTGCATTGGATTATCGATACAGCATTAGAGATATTTCTACTATTCTCATTATATTTTGCTGCTCGAATGTATAGAAGATTTTCTTGGGGAGCACTATATCTAGAATCAATATCTATGTTTATACTTGTCTTAGTTATATTCATTGTTTATGGATATCTATTTATTGATTACATCCATTCATTCGTATTAACAACATCAAATAGTATAAAAGCATCAACTTCTAATCCATACCTTTCATTGGTAACAATATTTGGTGGTGTTTTGACACTAACATCCCTATATATTCAGCAAAGAACATATAAAACTCTTAAGTTAGAGATACTAAAAATGGATTATAGACATGCTATTCTAGATACAATATCTTCAGTAATAGCTACACTAGGTTTATATTTAACCTCCATCACAAATAATGTTATTATTGAGTTTATAACTATGATCTTTATAATGTTTTTTATATTTCACAGTCTCGCAAGCTATTTTAGAGATTCAATTCTTTCACTAATAGGTATGAATGTTGATCCTGAGCTTAAATATAAGTTATATAAAAGTATTAGTTCCATTGATTACATCAGTATAAAGGATATAAATATAAGGAGAATAGGATCATTCTATGTTGTTAGGATTATAGTACTGATAGACCCTAATACCACAATAGCTGAAGCGCATAGACTAAGAAATAGGATTATAAATCTATGTAGAGAGCAATCTGAGTTAATATATCATGTAGATGTAATCTTTTATCCCAGGAAAAAATCTAAAAGGATTAAAAGACTAGATAAAGCGAGATAA
- a CDS encoding PUA domain containing protein (COGs: COG2016 RNA-binding protein (contains PUA domain)~InterPro IPR002478:IPR004521~KEGG: mja:MJ1432 hypothetical protein~PFAM: PUA domain containing protein~SPTR: C5TQJ7 PUA domain containing protein~PFAM: PUA domain~TIGRFAM: uncharacterized domain 2) — protein MSSSIKLQYLSKKSIKEILNSVISRKEISEKFIEFLQNAEDVKMGYTEDFEIYVFDAIPALFRVKDFKIYIPTLYALNYFLNTYKIHIVPSVVVDHGAIEPLKRGADVMMPGIKKINQMFKKEDIVGVLEPQEKYFIVVGIALIDSNNIVIGGKGKCIANISRLDDKIWRASLQLAKSLG, from the coding sequence ATGTCTAGCTCTATCAAACTTCAGTATCTATCAAAGAAATCCATAAAGGAAATTCTAAATAGTGTTATATCAAGGAAGGAGATTAGCGAGAAATTCATAGAGTTTCTACAGAATGCCGAGGATGTGAAGATGGGATATACAGAGGATTTTGAGATATATGTATTCGATGCTATTCCAGCACTATTTAGGGTAAAGGATTTCAAGATATATATCCCAACATTATACGCATTGAACTATTTTCTAAATACATACAAGATCCATATAGTCCCCTCAGTCGTTGTCGATCATGGTGCTATTGAACCTCTTAAACGTGGAGCAGATGTAATGATGCCAGGAATTAAGAAAATTAATCAAATGTTCAAAAAAGAAGATATTGTTGGAGTATTAGAACCTCAGGAAAAATATTTCATTGTTGTTGGTATAGCATTAATTGATTCAAATAATATTGTTATTGGTGGTAAGGGAAAATGTATTGCTAATATCTCTAGACTCGATGATAAGATATGGAGAGCATCACTACAATTAGCAAAAAGTCTAGGTTGA
- a CDS encoding transcriptional regulator NikR, CopG family (COGs: COG0864 transcriptional regulator protein containing the CopG/Arc/MetJ DNA-binding domain and a metal-binding domain~InterPro IPR014864~KEGG: smr:Smar_0006 CopG family transcriptional regulator~PFAM: NikR nickel binding~SPTR: A3DKG0 Putative transcriptional regulator, CopG family~PFAM: NikR C terminal nickel binding domain), whose product MERRGIKFGVYIPEDIAMELEDIMKSMGIDNKSKVIQEALRVFVLENKWYFTKSVAGSIAILYNHDVDEVDEKLTDIQHEYIDIIKASMHVHLDEKKCMLLIAVKGESSKIKELIGKLHTIRGVLLIRHVLLSLED is encoded by the coding sequence ATGGAAAGAAGAGGGATAAAATTTGGCGTATATATTCCAGAGGATATTGCTATGGAGTTAGAGGATATAATGAAGAGTATGGGTATAGATAATAAGTCTAAGGTTATTCAAGAAGCTTTAAGAGTATTTGTACTAGAGAATAAATGGTATTTTACAAAGAGTGTAGCCGGTTCTATAGCAATACTATACAATCATGATGTAGATGAGGTAGATGAAAAATTAACAGATATTCAGCATGAGTATATTGATATAATAAAGGCATCAATGCACGTACACTTAGATGAAAAGAAATGTATGTTATTAATAGCTGTAAAGGGTGAAAGCTCTAAAATAAAAGAACTGATCGGAAAACTTCATACCATTCGAGGAGTTCTTCTCATAAGACATGTACTTCTATCATTAGAAGATTGA
- a CDS encoding cren protein (KEGG: hbu:Hbut_0062 cren protein~SPTR: A2BIX8 Hypothetical crenarchaeal protein), which yields MGLKHGKYVYVKRSDGYYIKVRVLKSRGDEDQDKYIVIGPKTHKVPPTATIIREEQLPEKIREKLYAI from the coding sequence ATGGGGCTTAAACATGGTAAGTATGTATATGTTAAGAGAAGTGATGGTTACTATATTAAGGTAAGGGTTTTGAAGAGTAGGGGAGATGAAGATCAAGATAAATATATAGTTATAGGGCCTAAGACACATAAAGTACCTCCAACTGCAACTATAATTAGAGAAGAGCAATTGCCTGAGAAGATAAGGGAAAAACTTTATGCTATATAA
- a CDS encoding phage SPO1 DNA polymerase-related protein (COGs: COG1573 Uracil-DNA glycosylase~InterPro IPR005122:IPR005273~KEGG: dka:DKAM_0281 predicted uracil-DNA glycosylase~PFAM: Uracil-DNA glycosylase superfamily~SPTR: B8D2L9 Predicted Uracil-DNA glycosylase~TIGRFAM: phage SPO1 DNA polymerase-related protein~PFAM: Uracil DNA glycosylase superfamily~TIGRFAM: uracil-DNA glycosylase, family 4) produces the protein MSLDYSWQELENAIRNCTRCQLYRNRKNAVPGEGPKDAFVMFIGEAPGATEDEMGRPFVGAAGKLLTMIMENLGISRDSVYITNVVKCRPPNNREPSDEEIEKCGIYLETQIRLIKPKIIVTLGNIAGKTIFFMGKERWEGIMKMRGRVYNMKIFDLTVYVIPTIHPAAGLYNPNLKNLLIQDLKIVKECIDKMSTNPQDMTAKPKTLLSYMKK, from the coding sequence ATGTCTTTAGATTATTCATGGCAGGAACTAGAGAATGCTATTAGAAACTGTACAAGATGCCAACTATATAGAAATAGGAAAAACGCTGTACCTGGCGAAGGCCCTAAGGATGCATTTGTTATGTTTATAGGTGAAGCACCGGGTGCTACAGAGGATGAGATGGGTAGACCATTTGTAGGTGCTGCTGGAAAACTTTTGACTATGATTATGGAGAATCTGGGTATTTCTAGGGATAGCGTATATATTACAAATGTTGTAAAATGCAGACCTCCAAATAATAGAGAGCCAAGTGATGAAGAAATTGAGAAGTGTGGCATATATTTAGAAACCCAGATAAGGCTCATAAAACCTAAGATAATTGTAACCCTTGGAAATATTGCTGGAAAAACTATTTTCTTCATGGGTAAAGAGAGATGGGAAGGAATAATGAAGATGAGAGGAAGGGTCTATAATATGAAGATTTTTGATCTTACAGTCTATGTAATACCAACAATACATCCAGCTGCAGGACTATACAATCCCAATCTCAAGAACTTACTCATACAAGATCTTAAAATTGTAAAGGAATGCATCGATAAAATGTCCACGAACCCCCAAGACATGACTGCAAAGCCAAAGACGTTGCTTAGCTATATGAAGAAATAA